In the Malassezia vespertilionis chromosome 3, complete sequence genome, one interval contains:
- a CDS encoding uncharacterized protein (TransMembrane:1 (o660-681i); COG:K; EggNog:ENOG503P67T; BUSCO:EOG09265SHM) yields the protein MDRITPLEDALDTLIKVMASAIAYLSRKAGHEQVNARVPLTVLGTTEALPTETLAKNREELVHDLVAQAKEVEQCIQALPTWGDEYTDAALSARLVAKQASLVEANGAYREALEEAPDFGAVLQLATVAPLACDRLCASYTMDGEQWNLPLDMPGMGTVYTPDAVTNAKAVHHDPGTHSPKLWASVELPDMFLSNLFHGDYGLGDASHPEFAASVSGSSESDGSPKAFEDFMQGTSPDDTNTASPDGDAQHAPTPESVGIMRDEMLGATGGLLATQPFPGFAPLSDAPAVPNSVHDAAPAQATVSLESLFVPIMDMGKSQELVAQDVQPLPTIEMERQVSETPSSTSPGCSTDTGLPGMLHMAPGSNVNAHVALGCVRAFAEAQNSSSCASASQGTHSPTPSKSSTRPWRSNSASTSPSPQSGDANESWSKKVAHNVIERRYRSNINDRIAQLRHVVPALREMQPRTGQRRRRRGKAEQEQLVDGVAAATKMSKATVLTKATEYICHLKTREVELEREVSGMQMLLRSLDGGDDLLAAWSTEMERMHRLHPATYAAYGNQPPIASPSSVDDADDSDNEEQDLDTVPSKMPRYMFGAFVSFSFMGSTTDWGTETSTTAPFAPSHTRVLGASHQLLKRASSDSRWASHHYDHIPMLQLVIEILRNTALLFFFLCMAHALYGFLRRRRVQKGNRRAAQMQSQIDLHALMASPLERINAPTYASLDAARGAYHALQTILDVPPGALLVWTRILRAAAFSALQSVPFVSTAVLRYVHAHNDPAVLRMEKQAWLRRTEMELALDIQPSWSQRFLSLLALQSYLSLAPLCDADTLILAMAYSDLAKQTRWMQNSMLERAAHLWNTARARCVANKNENGMALIVAVPLDRACESMRSKATLRDAPLGNVLCALRHDDLLLFWATLLASMMRASTTWEAETNSLHARLRPAVLDVVRDKASLRRLSAQLANAANDLLPRTERDAEAVLVASGTLALVCGNVESARHCMQTLVRDAPSLSMTHQFIALVDGHDTTAPLRLTDSTDTLASVVLGWMRLQRAWCVSHHNESSSAYMRLSKDAQALQQLVSQSIWMGVGVTDKEQKLASAETRPSEKARKMTQAAWHQDNASEQVHKQALFSSLDVLMDHLVGITAHVQEHE from the exons ATGGACAGGATCACACCGCTGGAAGATGCGCTGGATACGCTGATCAAAGTGATGGCGTCTGCCATTGCGTACTTATCGCGCAAGGCGGGGCACGAGCAAGTGAACGCACGCGTCCCATTGACCGTGCTGGGCACCACAGAGGCACTACCTACGGAGACGCTAGCAAAGAATCGAGAAGAGCTCGTGCACGATCTTGTCGCGCAGGCAAAAGAAgtcgagcagtgcatccaGGCGCTGCCTACATGGGGCGACGAATATACCGATGCGGCACTT AGCGCACGACTTGTCGCCAAGCAAGCAAGCCTTGTTGAGGCAAACGGAGCGTACCGCGAAGCATTAGAGGAAGCGC CTGATTTTGGCGCGGTGTTGCAGCTTGCGACAGTGGCGCCACTGGCTTGCGATCGATTGTGCGCTTCGTACACCATGGACGGTGAGCAGTGGAATTTGCCATTGGATATGCCTGGAATGGGGACGGTATACACACCAGATGCAGTTACGAACGCGAAAGCCGTGCACCATGACCCAGGCACGCACTCACCGAAACTTTGGGCGTCCGTAGAACTGCCCGACATGTTCCTAAGCAACCTATTCCACGGGGACTATGGCCTCGGCGACGCATCACACCCAGAATTTGCAGCCTCCGTTTCTGGCAGCAGCGAATCAGACGGGAGCCCAAAGGCGTTTGAAGATTTCATGCAAGGCACGTCGCCAGACGACACCAACACTGCGTCACCCGatggcgatgcacagcatgcACCAACGCCGGAGAGCGTCGGCATTATGCGGGATGAGATGCTCGGTGCGACAGGCGGTCTGCTTGCCACACAGCCTTTTCCTGGTTTCGCACCGCTCAGTGACGCGCCTGCCGTGCCGAATTCCGTacacgacgccgcgcctgcgcaggCCACCGTCTCGCTCGAGTCCTTATTTGTGCCGATCATGGACATGGGCAAGAGCCAGGAGCTTGTAGCACAGGATGTGCAGCCGCTGCCCACCATCGAGATGGAGCGCCAAGTTTCTGAAACGCCTTCGAGTACTTCACCAGGATGCTCGACCGATACGGGTTTGCCTGGGATGCTGCATATGGCGCCCGGAAGCAATGTAAATGCACACGTTGCATTGGGATGCGTGCGTGCCTTTGCTGAGGCGCAGAACTCTTCTTCATGCGCTTCTGCATCCCAAGGCACGCATTCGCCTACCCCGAGCAAGTCGTCCACACGACCGTGGCGAAGCAACAGCGCTTCGACATCACCCAGCCCACAAAGTGGCGACGCAAACGAGTCTTGGTCGAAGAAAGTTGCGCACAATGTCATTGAGCGGCGCTACCGGAGCAATATTAACGaccgcattgcgcagctgcgccatgttgtacctgcgctgcgcgaaatgcAGCCGCGTACGGGACAGAGGAGACGAAGGCGCGGGAAAGCTGAGCAGGAACAGCTTGTCGACGGCGTGGCCGCCGCGACGAAAATGAGCAAGGCGACTGTGTTGACCAAGGCGACCGAATACATTTGCCATCTCAAGACGCGCGAGGTCGAGTTAGAGCGCGAGGTTTCCGGGATGCAAATGCTTTTACGCAGCCTTGATGGCGGCGACGATTTGCTTGCAGCGTGGAGTACAGAAATGGAGCGTATGCACCGCTTGCATCCCGCGACGTATGCTGCATACGGCAATCAGCCGCCCATAGCGTCGCCCTCCTCTGTGGATGATGCAGACGATTCGGACAATGAGGAGCAGGATCTCGACACAGTGCCGAGCAAAATGCCGCGCTACATGTTTGGCGCATTTGTGAGCTTTTCCTTCATGGGCAGCACCACGGATTGGGGCACAGAAACGAGCACAACTGCGCCGTTTGCTCCGTCACACACAcgtgtgcttggcgcgaGCCACCAGCTGCTGAAACGCGCATCGAGCGACTCGCGATGGGCGTCGCACCACTACGACCATATTCCCATGCTGCAACTTGTGATTGAGATTTTGCGCAACACTGCACTCCTCTTCTTTTTTCTTTGCATGGCACATGCGCTATACGGCTTCTTGCGCagacggcgcgtgcaaaaaGGCAACcgccgtgctgcacagATGCAGTCCCAAATAGACTTACACGCGCTGATGGCATCGCCGCTGGAGCGGATCAACGCGCCCACGTATGCATCCTTGGACGCTGCAAGGGGTGCGTATCATGCGCTACAGACGATCCTCGATGTGCCGCccggtgcgctgctcgtctgGACGCGCATTCTTCGTGCGGCAGCATTTTCCGCATTGCAAAGCGTGCCTTTTGTGAGTACGGCAGTGCTGCGCTACGTTCATGCACACAACGACCCGGCCGTGCTGCGTATGGAGAAGCAAGCATGGCTGCGCCGTACCGAGAtggagcttgcgctcgacatCCAGCCCTCGTGGTCGCAGCGGTTCCTTTCGCTGCTGGCACTGCAAAGCTATTTGTCCCTGGCGCCGTTGTGCGATGCTGACACGCTCATACTAGCCATGGCATACAGCGACTTGGCGAAGCAAACGCGCTGGATGCAAAATAGCATgttggagcgcgccgcacacctCTGGAAtactgcgcgtgcgcgctgtgtCGCGAATAAGAACGAGAATGGAATGGCCTTGATAGTTGCTGTGCCGCTGGATCGTGCGTGCGAAAGCATGCGGTCGAAAGCTACGCTGCgtgacgcgccgcttggcaaTGTGCTTTGCGCATTGCGACACGACGATCTTTTGCTGTTTTGGGCAACGCTTCTGGCGAGTATGATGCGTGCAAGTACGACGTGGGAGGCAGAAACAAACTCGCTGCACGCAAGGCTTCGTCCCGCAGTCCTCGATGTTGTTCGTGACAAGGCaagcctgcgccgcctaagcgcgcagcttgcaaATGCAGCCAACGACCTGTTGCCCCGCACCGAACGCGACGCGGAGGCGGTGTTGGTTGCGTCCGGTACGCTTGCCCTTGTGTGTGGGAACGTcgaaagcgcgcggcattgcaTGCAAacgcttgtgcgcgacgccccGTCGTTAAGCATGACTCACCAATTTATTGCGCTGGTCGACGGGCACGATACCACAGCGCCATTACGGCTAACAGACTCCACAGACACGCTCGCTTCGGTTGTGCTTGGCTGGATGCGACTCCAGCGTGCATGGTGCGTTTCGCACCACAACGAGTCGTCGAGCGCGTATATGCGCTTGAGCAAGGATGCTCAAGCACTCCAGCAGCTTGTCTCGCAGAGCATTTGGATGGGTGTAGGAGTGACGGACAAGGAGCAGAAATTGGCAAGTGCCGAGACGCGGCCAAGCGAAAAAGCACGCAAAATGACACAAGCGGCGTGGCACCAAGACAATGCATCGGAGCAAGTCCACAAGCAAGCGCTCTTCTCTTCTCTCGATGTCCTGATGGACCACTTGGTAGGAATCACTGCACATGTGCAGGAACACGAATAG
- a CDS encoding uncharacterized protein (EggNog:ENOG503PKXP) has product MDDALSDAFGDAFGVDDGTAASKQQRREARFRAAFDNARATYEAKQDTDAWFFQDHVRNKPTAVWDADEMDTKTTARLCACTTYLYFQGRYEAAYAWSTAMLGRLHVVSEADAWEASIPVQRAMHRDKTQKALASSSFAREMLDTVLRCMLHLHTGRWTLSAQDIAMIAAGFEKIRLAPTEYAGLHEHGIPNDNALKTCIWTPLPGLAVTVGDVCSRCGRYDSALEAYALALGVRIHWRTMRSAACALSRLCASTGMAVYKVTAQAALACALQSCPLAQRVFLQNTLLPAHLPMPLTGAAQSVLADPHAEDAMLHALLHATLRNEAALALYVALRSRGGIYLLSMRLPFYLSPSENSSWTADDDNDVAGPRSVKTL; this is encoded by the exons atggacgatgcgctgaGCGACGCGTTTGGCGACGCGTTTGGCGTGGACGACGGCACTGCTGCCtccaagcagcagcgccgagaAGCGAGGtttcgcgctgcatttgACAATGCGCGAGCGACGTATGAGGCAAAGCAGGATACGGACGCGTGGTTCTTCCAGGATCATGTACGCAACAAGCCGACGGCGGTATGGGACGCGGACGAGATGGATACCAAGACGACGGCGCGATTGTGTGCATGTACAACCTATTTATATTTTCAGGGGAGGTACGAGGCTGCGTATGCATGGAGCACGGCCATGCTTGGGCGACTCCATGTGGTGTCGGAAGCAGACGCTTGGGAAGCTTCCATccctgtgcagcgcgccatgcatcgGGACAAGACTCAAAAAGCGCTTGCATCTTCGagttttgcgcgcgaaatgctcgacactgtgctgcgctgcatgctgcATCTTCATACGGGGCGGTGGACGTTAAGCGCACAAGACATTGCGATGATCGCAGCAGGATTTGAAAAGATACGGCTCGCACCGACAGAATATGCGGGCTTGCATGAGCATGGTATACCGAACGATAATGCGCTGAAAACCTGTATA TGGACACCGCTCCCAGGCTTGGCCGTCACTGTTGGCGACGTGTGCAGTCGATGTGGACGATACGATA GTGCTTTGGAGGCGTACGCACTTGCACTGGGCGTACGCATACACTGGCGCACGATGCGGtccgccgcttgcgcgttATCGCGCCTGTGTGCGTCGACGGGCATGGCTGTGTACAAGGTGACGGCACAGGCTGCACTGGCGTGTGCATTGCAGTCGTGCCCTCTCGCACAACGTGTATTTTTACAGAATACACTACTACCTGCGCATTTGCCTATGCCGCTTacaggcgctgcacaaagcGTCTTGGCCGACCCGCACGCCGAGGATGCGATGCTGCATGCATTGCTGCATGCTACGCTACGGAACGAGGCAGCGCTAGCGCTATATGTGGCGCTAAGATCACGAGGAGGTATATACCTCCTGTCTATGCGCCTCCCTTTCTACCTCTCTCCTAGCGAGAACTCGTCGTGGACTGCGGATGACGATAACGACGTAGCAGGACCCCGTAGCGTGAAGACCTTGtaa
- the KAE1 gene encoding N(6)-L-threonylcarbamoyladenine synthase (COG:O; BUSCO:EOG0926347W; EggNog:ENOG503NV5V), with product MPRTERTPLPALSRPYLALGLEGSANKLGAGIIRHSPTANDRSGVALNNATVEILSNVRHTYVTPPGEGFQPSDTAKHHKHWILCVVSESVRASGIQSIDEIDCICYTKGPGMGAPLQSVSLIARTLAQMYEKPLVGVNHCVGHIEMGRTITGAQNPVVLYVSGGNTQVVAYSAQRYRIFGETLDIAVGNCLDRFARVIGLSNDPSPGYNIEKEARKGKRLLHLPFGTKGMDVSLAGILSATEAYTKDKRFIPSVAPRSTAPVGALANGASLAGTAQHSKDLAEDTPTCDVQGNQIDAITPADLCFSLQEHVFAMLVEITERAMAHIGSRDVLIVGGVGSNVRLQEMMGIMAQERGGNVFATDERFCIDNGIMIAHAGLLAYRMGQTTPLEKSTTTQRFRTDAPHIQWRT from the coding sequence atgccaAGGACAGAGCGCACGCCATTGCCGGCTCTTTCGCGGCCGtatcttgcgcttggcctgGAAGGAAGTGCAAACAAACTAGGTGCTGGAATTATTCGGCACAGTCCGACTGCCAACGACAGGAGCGGTGTTGCGCTGAATAATGCAACGGTAGAAATTCTATCCAATGTAAGACACACGTATGTGACGCCTCCTGGAGAAGGGTTCCAGCCGAGCGATACTGCAAAGCATCACAAGCACTGGATACTTTGCGTTGTGAGCGAgtctgtgcgtgcaagtgGGATTCAAAGCATCGACGAAATTGATTGCATTTGCTATACCAAAGGCCCGGGCATGGGTGCGCCGTTGCAATCGGTCTCGCtcatcgcgcgcacgcttgcgcaaATGTATGAAAAGCCGTTGGTGGGAGTGAATCATTGTGTCGGTCATATCGAGATGGGACGCACGATCACGGGTGCCCAAAACCCCGTGGTATTGTACGTCTCCGGCGGGAATACGCAGGTTGTCGCCTACTCTGCCCAGCGGTACCGCATATTTGGCGAGACGCTAGACATTGCGGTAGGCAATTGTCTTGACAGGTTTGCGCGCGTAATTGGACTCAGCAACGATCCTTCGCCGGGCTACAATATTGAAAAAGAAGCGAGGAAAGGCAAACGGCTGCTGCATCTCCCCTTTGGGACAAAGGGGATGGATGTTTCGCTCGCCGGCATACTCAGCGCAACAGAGGCATACACCAAAGATAAACGCTTTATACCCAGCGTGGCACCGCGCTCCACGGCTCCCGTGGGCGCACTCGCAAACGGAGCAAGTTTGgccggcacggcgcagcacagcaagGACCTGGCGGAAGACACGCCGACGTGCGATGTGCAAGGCAACCAAATCGATGCGATTACGCCTGCTGATCTGTGCTTTAGCTTGCAGGAGCATGTATTTGCCATGCTTGTCGAAATTACCGAGCGTGCAATGGCCCATATTGGCAgccgcgacgtgctcaTTGTCGGTGGCGTCGGTTCCAATGTGCGCTTGCAGGAAATGATGGGCATTATGGCTCAGGAGCGTGGAGGTAATGTGTTTGCGACAGACGAGCGATTCTGTATTGATAATGGAATCATGATTGCTCATGCCGGTTTGCTTGCATACCGCATGGGCCAGACGACGCCGCTTGAAAAGAGCACAACGACACAGCGATTCAGAACAGATGCACCGCACATCCAGTGGCGCACGTAG
- a CDS encoding proline--tRNA ligase (EggNog:ENOG503NU59; COG:J), with amino-acid sequence MWICARRRIKVHSATARRVHTAWPKAARPVRLSALYSPTLSADATSAADSIESLKLLLRGGYVRQTASGSYTYLPLGMRMIDKIRGIIDEEMQAIGASCIEMPQLLGSALWHKTGRMDAMGSELFRLRDRRGAEMILAPTHEEEVTRLIGSEIDSAKCLPVRVYQIGRKFRDEPRPRAGLLRTKEFLMKDLYTFDSDADAAKASYADVGRAYSNIFNRVFDWQHLGESATVWRAAEADTGAMGGTFSHEYHVEDPIGEDTVLSCSACAYSANTECATSKAQPAQHFQVQLHQRADASSLYALVMPKSAVLHPLAMARFGLVSWNGEGRADKLRVLVDSSCALPDTTLRTIVQDGIANRVTDVPAISTIQQDTQLCAAQAGDPCSECPDGALEAHRAIEVGHTFLLGTRYSTALGYGVGSGAQRVPLQMGCYGIGVTRVLGALAQHAARMYTKQNTNAQRKRAGFVWPLAVAPFRALVLPSPPHTPEKMHAANTLCALLDNGTAPRWCTSSGPLHLHVPHYDIALDDRSCLSFGARIFDADLVGYPLVFILGKHWEKTGEVEVRMAGGTTRYAHIEGVSP; translated from the coding sequence ATGTGGAtatgtgcgcgacggcgcataAAGGTGCATAGCGCaacggcgcggcgtgtacATACTGCGTGGCCCAAGGCAGCCAGGCCTGTACGGCTTTCGGCACTGTACAGCCCGACGCTTTCCGCCGATGCGACTAGCGCAGCCGACTCGATAGAGAGCTTGAAACTGCTTCTCCGCGGTGGCTACGTGCGTCAGACAGCGTCAGGGTCGTACACGTACTTGCCTCTTGGTATGCGCATGATCGACAAAATACGCGGCATTATCGATGAGGAAATGCAGGCGATTGGCGCCTCGTGCATTGAAATGCCTCAACTGCTCGGATCCGCGCTATGGCACAAAACAGGCCGCATGGATGCGATGGGGAGCGAACTTTTTCGGCTCAGGGACCGACGCGGTGCGGAGATGATTCTTGCACCGACGCATGAGGAGGAAGTGACGAGGTTGATTGGCTCCGAGATCGACAGCGCCAAGTGTTTGCCGGTGCGTGTCTACCAAATCGGCCGCAAGTTTCGCGACGAGCCAAGGCCACGAGCTGGACTGCTCCGCACGAAAGAATTCCTTATGAAAGACTTGTACACGTTTGACTCCGATGCGGATGCCGCAAAGGCTTCGTATGCAGACGTAGGTCGTGCGTACAGCAATATTTTTAACCGCGTCTTTGACTGGCAGCATCTTGGCGAGTCGGCCACGGTATGGCGTGCAGCAGAAGCCGATACAGGCGCGATGGGCGGCACCTTCTCGCACGAGTACCATGTAGAGGATCCAATCGGAGAGGATACAGTGCTGTCCTGCTCAGCGTGTGCGTATTCGGCAAATACAGAGTGCGCAACGTCCAAAGCGCAGCCTGCACAACACTTCCAAGTGCAGCTGCATCAACGTGCAGACGCCAGCTCGCTTTATGCTCTGGTCATGCCAAAAAGCGCGGTACTGCATCCGctcgccatggcgcgctttggTCTTGTGTCGTGGAATGGAGAGGGCAGAGCTGACAAGTTGCGTGTCCTTGTGGACTCCTCCTGCGCATTGCCAGACACCACACTCCGCACCATTGTGCAGGACGGCATTGCAAACAGGGTTACCGACGTACCAGCCATTTCTACTATACAGCAGGACACGCAACTTTGTGCCGCACAGGCCGGCGATCCTTGCAGCGAGTGCCCCGATGGAGCACTGGAGGCACACCGTGCGATTGAAGTGGGGCATACCTTTCTTCTTGGCACACGCTACTCGACAGCGCTTGGCTACGGCGTAGGCAGcggtgcacagcgcgtTCCGCTTCAGATGGGATGCTACGGAATTGGCGTGACGCGTGTGctgggcgcgcttgcgcagcatgcagcgcgcatgtACACAAAGCAGAACACCAATGCACAGCGAAAACGTGCTGGTTTTGTGTGGCCACTAGCGGTAGCACCTTTCCGTGCGCTTGTACTTCCATCGCCACCGCACACGCCCGAAAAGATGCATGCGGCGAATACattgtgcgcgctgcttgacaatggcactgcgccgcgatggtGCACATCATCGGGCCCCTTGCATCTCCATGTGCCGCACTACGACATTGCGCTGGACGATCGTTCCTGCTTGtcctttggcgcgcgcatatTTGACGCCGATTTGGTTGGCTACCCACTTGTCTTTATCCTTGGCAAGCACTGGGAAAAAACGGGCGAGGTCGAGGTGCGGATGGCCGGCGGAACTACTCGCTATGCACACATAGAGGGCGTTTCTCCATAG
- a CDS encoding uncharacterized protein (COG:G; CAZy:GH16; EggNog:ENOG503NW7F): protein MLREQEFVGDNFFDEFWFWDAPDPTHSAVRYVDAKTARAENLTYVDSYTNKFVMQVDYEGKAVPLGQTNSTGRKSVRIHSKRLFGDGLYVIKASHMPVGCGTWPAFWTSNKGDWPVGGEIDIIEGVYNSKVNMASLHTLDGCMIPKNVSTIQQGHLDRTNCSYQPGCASSFSDKQSWGDRFNTNNGGYFAMMRDTQLGGLGIQVWFWPAFVDPQEIPLAVSAAARKAPGTVDTVVDIGSFGAPQAFFGADMGSKSSCEMSKLFHKHEIIFNIALCGDWGNSAFAANPQCPGVHCEDFVSQNGSQLSNARWEVDYVRIYSAGAGTFFF from the exons ATGCTGAGGG AACAGGAGTTTGTCGGCGACAACTTTTTTGACGAGTTCTGGTTTTGGGACGCGCCAGATccgacgcacagcgctgTGCGCTATGTCGATGCAAAAACAGCACGGGCCGAAAATCTGACCTACGTTGATTCATACACGAATAAGTTCGTCATGCAGGTCGATTACGAGGGCAAGGCTGTACCTTTGGGCCAAACGAACAGTACGGGCCGAAAAAGTGTGCGCATTCATTCCAAGCGCTTGTTCGGGGATGGACTGTATGTTATTAAGGCGTCGCACATGCCGGTCGGATGCGGTACATGGCCGGCTTTTTGGACATCGAACAAGGGCGATTGGCCAGTTGGCGGTGAAATTGATATTATTGAAGGCGTGTACAACAGTAAGGTGAATATGGCAAGTTTACATACGTTGGACGGGTGTATGATCCCAAAGAATGTATCCACCATCCAGCAGGGCCATCTGGACCGGACCAATTGCTCGTACCAGCCTGGCTGTGCTTCCAGCTTTTCCGATAAACAGTCGTGGGGCGACAGGTTTAATACGAATAACGGAGGCTACTTTGCCATGATGCGCGATACGCAGCTAGGCGGATTGGGCATTCAGGTTTGGTTTTGGCCGGCATTTGTGGATCCCCAAGAGATACCGCTTGCCGTCAGTGCAGCTGCCCGGAAAGCGCCCGGGACAGTAGATACGGTCGTGGATATCGGttcttttggcgcgccgcaggccTTCTTTGGCGCAGATATGGGGTCCAAATCTTCTTGCGAAATGAGCAAGCTCTTTCACAAGCACGAGATCATCTTCAACATCGCATTATGCGGTGATTGGGGGAATAGTGCGTTCGCAGCAAATCCACAGTGCCCTGGTGTGCACTGCGAAGACTTTGTCAGCC AAAACGGCTCGCAGCTCAGCAATGCACGGTGGGAAGTGGATTATGTGCGCATCTACAGCGCTGGTGCTGGTACGTTTTTTTTTTGA
- a CDS encoding uncharacterized protein (COG:S; EggNog:ENOG503P130) — MRILAVPLARQCRVPKTYYTYIPQESALPADPKYAVPQKPLLIRMSDRASAMWLNLGRKDVASTWGWRRRLFLAGERLMDRIHYEEWELKGIARSFRAQLQAENPSKMALVYPPAFGSDAVVQRSFSELIKAQGPFQYRWFVYDMIGIVVSSPLFLVPVVPNVLTYYIMWRAWSHWQACRALTWLENEQKIEPKADSHMDTLLDQHAEPEKGDWQVILHRDQIVPLAKHYALSEHACIDLFRAQEQMVKIVQDAAKKSAA, encoded by the exons ATGCGCATTTTGGCTGTGCCGCTGgcgcgccagtgccgcGTGCCCAAAACGTACTACACCTACATTCCCCAAGAGAGTGCCTTGCCAGCCGATCCAAAGTATGCAGTGCCGCAGAAACCGCTGCTGATTCGCATGTCGGACCGTGCGTCGGCCATGTGGCTGAATCTCGGTCGCAAGGACGTTGCATCGACGTGGGGCTGGCGCAGGCGTCTGTTTCTTGCAGGCGAGCGGCTCATGGATCGTATTCACTACGAAGAATGGGAACTAAAAGGCATTGCGCGCTCGTTTCGTGCGCAGCTACAGGCGGAAAATCCCAGCAAAATGGCGCTGGTGTACCCTCCTGCGTTCGGCTCGGATGCGgttgtgcagcgctcgtTTAGCGAACTGATTAAAGCACAAGGACCATTTCAGTACCGCTGGTTTGTGTACGACATGATTGGGATCGTCGTTTCCTCGCCGTTATTTCTTGTGCCGGTGGTGCCGAACGTACTGACCTATTATATCATGTGGCGCGCTT GGAGCCATTGGCAAG CATGTCGCGCACTAACATGGTTGGAGAATGAGCAGAAGATTGAGCCGAAGGCGGACTCGCATATGGATACTCTATTGGACCAACACGCTGAGCCAGAAAAGGGAGACTGGCAAGTCATTTTGCACCGCGATCAAATTGTCCCGCTTGCAAAACACTATGCGCTTTCAGAgcatgcgtgcattgaTTTATTCCGCGCACAGGAGCAAATGGTCAAAATTGTGCAGGATGCTGCCAagaaaagcgccgcgtag